In the genome of Desulfomicrobium apsheronum, the window GTGCCGAAGCCGCCATGGGGCGCAGGTGGGCGCTGAGCTCCATGTCCTCCAGGGCGGCGTTCAGGCTGCTCCCGATTTCATCCAGCGGATGGTCGTCCGGATTGAGAACGATGAAGATGGAAGCAAACTCGGTTTGCAGGATGGTCTGGCTGACATCTTCGATGTTGCAGCCATGGGTGAACAGGATGGTCGATATTTTTGCCAGGATGCCCGGCTTGTCTTTGCCGATGACCGACAGCACGAATTTATTCATTGATCCTCCAAATCGTGGGAAAGTTCTGGTCTATTGCTTGGGGCGCGGGCATGCGTCAAGCCTTATCCCCACCCGGCTCTGGTCAAACAAAACGAGATAGGCTACGTGGCGGGCACCCTGATACATCAACCCCACCGAGGAAAAAATGGCACAAATAGGCACCCCCCTCTCACCATCATCCACCAAAGTTCTTCTGCTCGGTTCCGGCGAGTTGGGCAAGGAAGTCGTCATAGAACTGCAGCGGCTTGGCGTAGAAGTCATCGCCGTGGATCGCTACGAGAACGCCCCGGCCATGCAGGTCGCGCATCGCAGCCATACCGTCTCGATGCTGGATGGCCCGGCTCTGCGCAGGATCATCGAGGATGAAAAACCGGACTACATCGTCCCTGAAATCGAAGCCATCGCCACCGACACCCTGGTGGAACTGGAAGCCGAAGGCCACACCGTCATCCCCACGGCCCGCGCGGCGAAACTGACCATGAACCGTGAAGGCATCCGCCGTCTGGCCGCCGAGGAATTGGGGCTTGCCACGTCGCTCTACCGCTTTGCCGAGACCTACGAAGAATACCTGGCTGCGGTGGAAGCAGTGGGCACCCCGTGCGTGGTCAAGCCCATCATGAGCTCCTCGGGCAAGGGCCAATCCGTGGTCAAGACCCCGGCCGACGCCGAAAAATCCTGGAAATACGCCCAGGAAGGCGGACGCACGGGCAAAGGCAAGGTCATCGTCGAAGGATTCGTCGATTTCGACTACGAGATCACGCTGCTCACCGTGCGCCACGCCGCAGGCACATCTTTTTGCGCCCCTATCGGCCACTTCCAGAAAGATGGAGACTACCAGCAATCCTGGCAGCCACAGCCCATGAGCGAGACGGCCCTGACCGAGGCCAGGCGAATGGCCCAGGCCGTGACTGAAGCTCTGGGCGGACGGGGAATCTTTGGCGTGGAACTCTTCATCAAGGGCGACACCGTCTATTTCAGCGAGGTATCCCCCCGCCCGCACGATACGGGGCTGGTCACGCTCATCTCCCAGGACCTCTCTGAGTTCGCGCTGCACGCCCGCGCCATCCTCGGCCTGCCTGTGCCCAGCATCCGCCAGCATGGCCCCGCCGCCTCCAGCGTCATTCTGGTCGAAGGCGAATCTCGGCAGGTGCTGTTTGGAAACCTTGAAGCGGCCTTGAGCGAAGCGGATACGGATTTGCGCCTTTTCGGCAAACCCGAAGTCAGCGGCAAGCGGCGCATGGGCGTGGCTCTTGCCCGAGACGAAAGCCTGGAAAAGGCGCTGGAGAAGGCCAAGAAAGCCGCGTCGGCGGTCACGATCCAGCTTTAGAAAACAGCCCGGCATCAGAGCGGCGGATTTGAGCTTCAACAGCCCTGATCATGACTCTTCGATGACGAGGGCCTCAGGCTTGTTATGAGCCCTGGGCCCTTGTAATCCGAGATGGCTTGCACTAGGAATTCACGGTCCTGGCGATGTCCGCCATAACATTCTTACGGCAAGATCCCGCCATGCTTCGGTTCATCCCGCGCAAACGGATCGCCCCTTTGTCCGCCAAGGAGACAACATGTTGAAAAAAATGATTTTTATTGTTTGCTTCGTACTTGCTTGCAGCACCGCCTACAGCGGAGAAAAAGAACATCGGGCCCTGGCCGAAGAGCTGATCAAGATCACCGACGGCGACACGGTCATGGAAAAGATGAAAGCCCAGGTGGCCATGATCTTCCAGCAGATCGCCTCCCAGATGAACATTCAGGAAGCCGACAAGCCCAAGCTGGAAAAATACTCAGCCCGCTTCGACGCCATCCTGAAAGAAGACATGTCCTGGGAAAAGGTCAAGACCCAGTATCTGGATCTCTACACCTCCGTTTTCACCGAGGAAGAAACCAAGGGTCTGGTCGACTTCTACAAATCCGATCTGGGCAAGAAGGTTACCGCCAAGATGCCCGAACTCATGCAGCAGAGCATGACCGTGGCCCGCACCTACATGCAGGGTGTCGTGCCCAAACTCGAAGCATTGACCGAGGAAATGCGTGTTGATTTCGAAGGCGCTGCCCCCGAGGCTCCTGCCCAGACGGCTCCGGC includes:
- the purT gene encoding formate-dependent phosphoribosylglycinamide formyltransferase; this encodes MAQIGTPLSPSSTKVLLLGSGELGKEVVIELQRLGVEVIAVDRYENAPAMQVAHRSHTVSMLDGPALRRIIEDEKPDYIVPEIEAIATDTLVELEAEGHTVIPTARAAKLTMNREGIRRLAAEELGLATSLYRFAETYEEYLAAVEAVGTPCVVKPIMSSSGKGQSVVKTPADAEKSWKYAQEGGRTGKGKVIVEGFVDFDYEITLLTVRHAAGTSFCAPIGHFQKDGDYQQSWQPQPMSETALTEARRMAQAVTEALGGRGIFGVELFIKGDTVYFSEVSPRPHDTGLVTLISQDLSEFALHARAILGLPVPSIRQHGPAASSVILVEGESRQVLFGNLEAALSEADTDLRLFGKPEVSGKRRMGVALARDESLEKALEKAKKAASAVTIQL
- a CDS encoding DUF2059 domain-containing protein is translated as MLKKMIFIVCFVLACSTAYSGEKEHRALAEELIKITDGDTVMEKMKAQVAMIFQQIASQMNIQEADKPKLEKYSARFDAILKEDMSWEKVKTQYLDLYTSVFTEEETKGLVDFYKSDLGKKVTAKMPELMQQSMTVARTYMQGVVPKLEALTEEMRVDFEGAAPEAPAQTAPAPKQ